A window of the Juglans microcarpa x Juglans regia isolate MS1-56 chromosome 5D, Jm3101_v1.0, whole genome shotgun sequence genome harbors these coding sequences:
- the LOC121265872 gene encoding uncharacterized protein LOC121265872: METEGTQEQRRRTRGPSRCIFFDKLRKNGKVQLKINDGETAPCCEHASMFTTRVSWIVKQYCDMSYKRWSDVPPAIKEELIDRVRSDFVLDWDRENHRLSVTKALRKRFNSFHHDLHKIYESYGSHAEALANGTSLVDPIVWVKLCERWGSDAFKKISAQNRENRNKQAINHTSGRKSFVRLLEQKRNENENLVDFYKETRWSKKKNAFVTDATESTYKEMQGRLDGLGPEQRSDEAAATIFREVLGHRPGYARGLGEMVIPESSRQRDKVQMQQYMSEAEKHKKDAEQYKKDAEQYKKDAEAYKSQLDEMRTEMQELREHQIENDKVMQSFFRAFPSFTESVRQTQCNDSPGP; encoded by the exons ATGGAGACCGAAGGAACGCAAGAACAGAGGAGACGAACTCGTGGGCCATCTAGATGCATTTTCTTTGACAAGCTAAGGAAGAACGGGAAAGTGCAGTTGAAGATAAACGATGGTGAGACAGCCCCATGTTGTGAACACGCTTCTATGTTCACAACACGAGTATCGTGGATTGTGAAACAATACTGTGACATGAGTTACAAGCGTTGGTCGGATGTCCCACCAGCGATTAAAGAGGAGCTCATTGACCGTGTTCGg AGTGACTTTGTGTTGGACTGGGATCGCGAAAACCACCGATTGAGCGTGACAAAGGCCTTACGTAAGCGCTTCAACTCCTTCCACCATGACTTGCACAAGATTTATGAATCCTATGGAAGCCACGCAGAAGCATTGGCTAATGGAACTAGTCTGGTGGACCCCATTGTATGGGTGAAGTTGTGTGAAAGGTGGGGCAGCGATGCCTTCAAG AAAATTTCAGCTCAAAATCGGGAGAACCGAAACAAGCAGGCCATTAATCACACATCAGGACGTAAATCATTCGTCCGATTACTTGAGCAAAAG cgcaatgagaatgagaatttgGTCGACTTCTACAAAGAGACGCGTTGGTCGAAGAAAAAGAATGCATTTGTCACAGATGCTACAGAAAGTACTTAT AAGGAGATGCAAGGTAGGTTGGATGGCCTAGGACCAGAGCAACGTAGTGATGAGGCAGCAGCGACTATCTTTAGGGAGGTTCTTGGCCATCGACCTGGATATGCACGGGGACTTGGGGAAATGGTCATCCCCGAGTCAAGTAGACAACGTGACAAAGTTCAAATGCAACAATACATGTCTGAGGCtgaaaagcacaagaaagatGCTGAACAATATAAGAAGGATGCTGAGCAATATAAGAAGGATGCTGAAGCTTACAAGAGTCAGCTGGATGAAATGAGGACAGAGATGCAGGAGCTGAGGGAGCATCAGATAGAAAATGACAAAGTGATGCAGTCTTTCTTTAGGGCTTTCCCATCGTTCACTGAGTCAGTTCGACAGACTCAGTGTAACGATTCCCCCGGCCCATAA